In Triticum aestivum cultivar Chinese Spring chromosome 5B, IWGSC CS RefSeq v2.1, whole genome shotgun sequence, the following proteins share a genomic window:
- the LOC123117222 gene encoding endo-1,4-beta-xylanase 1-like, with protein sequence MHNEEETAMLPVTVGGSKPSGRYILVAGRADEKDGLRQPITSGGLKPRVTYRVAGWIRLGAGAPRGTVRISLGVDDNGNETMVECGAVCAETGGWTEIMGAFRLRTEPRSAAVYVHGATAGVDVKVMDLRVFQTDRKARFRQLKDKTDKARKRDVVIKLGAATGAASVRVVQMDSAFPFGTCINTTVIQNPAFVDFFTNHLDWAVFENELKWYHTEAQQGQLNYRDADALLDFCDRLGKRARGHCVFWSADGAVQQWVKNLDRDQLRSAVQSRIQSLVSRYAGRFPHYDVNNEMLHGRFFRDRLGDEDVPAFMFKEVARLDPEAALFVNDYNVECANDPNATPDKYAEQVTWLQSCGAVVRGIGLQGHISNPVGEVVCGALDRLAVTGVPVWFTELDVCEPDVGLRAQDLEVVLREAYAHPAVEGVVFWGIMQGKMWRKDAWLVDADGTVNEAGQTLLNLQEEWKTDTRGNVDGDGNFKFRGFHGRYVVEVTTATGKQMLKTFTVEKGDNTPLVLDLVDA encoded by the exons ATGCACAACGAGGAGGAGACGGCCATGCTCCCCGTCACCGTGGGTGGCAGCAAGCCCAGCGGCCGGTACATCCTGGTGGCGGGGCGTGCCGACGAGAAGGACGGCCTGCGCCAACCGATCACGTCGGGCGGCCTGAAGCCTCGGGTCACGTACCGCGTGGCCGGGTGGATCAGACTGGGCGCAGGCGCGCCGCGGGGGACGGTGCGCATCAGCCTTGGTGTGGACGACAATGGCAACGAGACCATGGTGGAGTGCGGCGCGGTGTGCGCTGAGACGGGCGGGTGGACGGAGATCATGGGCGCCTTCCGGCTCAGGACGGAGCCGCGCAGCGCCGCGGTTTACGTCCACGGTGCCACCGCCGGCGTCGACGTCAAGGTCATGGATCTTCGTGTCTTCCAGACGGACCGCAAGGCGCGCTTCAGGCAACTCAAGGACAAGACTGACAAG GCGCGCAAGAGGGACGTGGTCATCAAGCTGGGCGCGGCGACGGGAGCGGCGTCCGTGCGCGTCGTGCAGATGGATAGCGCCTTCCCATTCGGGACATGCATCAACACGACGGTGATCCAGAACCCAGCCTTCGTCGACTTCTTCACCAACCACTTGGACTGGGCcgtcttcgagaacgagctcaaaTGGTACCACACGGAGGCGCAGCAAGGGCAGCTCAATTACCGCGACGCCGACGCGCTCCTCGACTTCTGTGACCGCCTCGGCAAGCGCGCCCGTGGTCATTGCGTCTTCTGGTCCGCGGACGGCGCTGTGCAGCAGTGGGTCAAGAACCTCGACCGCGACCAGCTCAGGTCCGCCGTCCAAAGCCGCATCCAGAGCCTGGTGTCCCGCTACGCCGGCAGGTTCCCGCACTACGATGTCAACAACGAGATGCTGCACGGCCGCTTCTTTCGGGACCGCCTCGGCGACGAGGACGTCCCGGCGTTCATGTTCAAGGAGGTCGCTCGCCTGGACCCGGAGGCCGCGCTCTTCGTCAACGACTACAATGTGGAGTGCGCCAACGATCCCAACGCGACTCCGGACAAGTACGCCGAGCAGGTCACATGGCTGCAGAGCTGCGGCGCCGTGGTGCGCGGCATCGGGCTGCAGGGCCACATCAGCAACCCCGTCGGGGAGGTCGTCTGCGGCGCCCTCGACAGGCTCGCCGTCACGGGCGTGCCCGTCTGGTTCACCGAGCTGGACGTGTGCGAGCCCGACGTTGGCCTCCGCGCCCAGGACCTGGAGGTGGTGCTCCGGGAGGCGTACGCGCACCCGGCGGTGGAGGGCGTCGTGTTCTGGGGCATCATGCAGGGCAAAATGTGGCGCAAGGACGCCTGGCTTGTCGACGCCGACGGCACCGTCAACGAGGCAGGCCAGACGCTCCTCAATCTCCAGGAGGAGTGGAAGACTGACACGCGCGGGAACGTCGACGGCGATGGGAACTTCAAGTTTAGGGGCTTCCACGGCAGATACGTCGTGGAGGTTACGACGGCGACGGGGAAGCAGATGCTCAAGACCTTCACCGTGGAGAAAGGGGACAACACCCCTCTCGTCCTGGATTTGGTCGATGCCTGA